From Daucus carota subsp. sativus chromosome 6, DH1 v3.0, whole genome shotgun sequence, the proteins below share one genomic window:
- the LOC108225989 gene encoding probable L-gulonolactone oxidase 6: MLKLSIPRSSISRSALSKCLFLVTCVLVVSSPPEDPIRCIASNNLSNCTITNSYGAFPDRSTCQAADVAYPTTEEELVSIVALATKTKRKMKVATRFSHSIPKLVCADGEEGLLISTKYLNHTLQIDESSGTMKVQSGVTLRQLIEEAAKAGLALPYAPYWWGLTIGGMMGTGAHGSTLWGKGSSVHDYVVQVRIVTPAGRDDGYAKVRTLDDHNQLEFNAAKVSLGVLGVISEVTLKLEPLFKRSITYIEKNDSDLAEQVSKFGKQHEFADLTWYPSQRKTIYRKDDRVSSNTTGDAWLDFPGFRSTPSAILAILRLTEDTEEATASADAKCTSAELTASALKLLGYGLTNNGILFTGFPVVGYHNRLQASGSCLDSPEDALITACPWDPRIKGLFFHQTTFSIALSKVPGFIRDVQKLVDLAPKSLCGAEMYNGILMRYVTSSTAHLGKQEDALDFDITYYRSKDPLEPRLYEDILEEIEQLGMFKYGGLPHWGKNRNVAFHKAIEKYERAAEFIRVKEMYDPQGLFSSSWSDQVLGLKDGLMIFQEGCALEGLCICSEDGHCAPDKGYLCQKGKVYKDARVCALANS; this comes from the exons ATGCTCAAGTTAAGTATTCCTAGAAGTAGTATTTCCAGATCTGCACTATCAAAGTGCTTGTTTCTGGTAACCTGTGTGCTCGTGGTTAGTAGTCCTCCAGAAGATCCCATAAGATGTATAGCATCAAACAATCTGTCAAATTGCACTATTACAAACTCCTATGGCGCTTTTCCTGACCGGAGTACTTGTCAGGCAGCTGATGTTGCTTACCCTACAACAGAGGAAGAGCTTGTCTCAATAGTGGCCTTAGCAACAAAGACGAAGAGGAAAATGAAGGTGGCAACGCGCTTTTCCCACAGTATTCCCAAGTTGGTTTGTGCTGATGGGGAGGAAGGCTTGCTCATAAGCACCAAGTATCTCAACCATACGTTACAGATTGATGAATCGAGTGGGACAATGAAAGTCCAAAGTGGTGTAACCTTAAGGCAGCTGATTGAAGAAGCCGCCAAGGCAGGGCTAGCACTGCCATATGCACCATACTGGTGGGGACTAACCATTGGTGGAATGATGGGCACTGGTGCTCATGGCAGCACCCTCTGGGGCAAGGGTAGTTCTGTTCATGATTATGTTGTTCAGGTACGCATAGTTACTCCAGCTGGACGCGATGATGGCTATGCAAAGGTTCGGACTCTTGATGATCATAATCAACTTGAGTTTAACGCCGCTAAGGTGTCCCTAGGAGTTCTCGGTGTTATTTCTGAG GTTACTCTGAAACTAGAACCGCTATTCAAAAGATCTATCACCTACATAGAGAAGAATGATTCGGATTTAGCAGAACAAGTTAGCAAGTTCGGGAAGCAGCATGAATTTGCAGACCTGACATGGTACCCGAGTCAACGTAAGACCATTTACAGGAAGGATGATCGAGTTTCCTCCAACACCACTGGTGATGCCTGGCTTGACTTCCCAGGTTTTCGATCCACCCCCTCTGCTATACTTGCCATTTTACGGCTAACAG AGGACACTGAAGAAGCCACAGCTTCTGCAGATGCAAAATGCACCAGCGCGGAGCTAACAGCATCTGCACTTAAGCTTCTTGGTTATGGGCTTACAAATAATG GTATACTCTTTACAGGGTTCCCTGTAGTCGGATACCACAACCGCCTCCAAGCATCAGGAAGCTGCCTCGATAGCCCTGAAGATGCACTGATCACCGCGTGTCCATGGGACCCTCGAATCAAGGGTCTGTTCTTTCACCAAACCACCTTCAGCATTGCCTTATCCAAGGTCCCTGGTTTCATACGAGACGTCCAGAAGCTGGTAGATTTAGCACCAAAGTCCCTATGCGGCGCTGAAATGTACAATGGCATCCTAATGAGATATGTAACCAGCTCAACTGCTCATTTAGGAAAACAAGAAGATGCACTAGACTTCGATATCACCTATTACAGAAGCAAGGACCCCCTCGAGCCTAGGCTCTACGAAGACATCCTCGAGGAGATAGAGCAACTTGGAATGTTCAAATACGGAGGACTACCTCACTGGGGGAAAAATAGGAATGTAGCATTTCACAAGGCCATCGAAAAATACGAAAGGGCAGCAGAATTCATAAGGGTCAAGGAAATGTATGATCCCCAAGGACTATTTTCTAGTTCTTGGAGTGACCAAGTTTTGGGTTTGAAAGATGGACTAATGATATTCCAAGAAGGATGTGCATTGGAAGGTTTGTGCATATGTTCAGAAGACGGCCATTGTGCACCAGATAAGGGGTACTTGTGTCAGAAAGGCAAAGTGTACAAGGATGCCAGAGTTTGTGCGTTAGCAAATTCTTAG
- the LOC108226830 gene encoding uncharacterized protein LOC108226830, with product MGHVLYIIVAFPCAVGAIALAIYHIYLHLLNYTEPTYQRYTVRIIFMVPVYALMSFLSLVATENAAIYFNSIRDIYEAWVIYNFLSLCLDWVGGPGAVVLSLSGRVLKPSWALMTCCFLHIPLDGRFIRRCKQGCLQFVILKPILVALTIILYSKGKYHDGNFSAGQSYLYLTIIYTFSYSTALYALYLFYAACRDLLQPFNPVPKFIIIKSVVFLTYWQGVMFFLAAKTGRIKDAEEAAELQNFILCVEMLLAAMGHYYAFPYKEYSDANIGISRGFSESLAHALMINDFYHDTVHQFAPTYHDYVLYNHNDCEEGATKYRTRTFVPTGKEMDMVRKNKNVFGIKIDDFRLSAGSSGTGSPSASHYISNSESKNSLLMESSSVGIPYEMPLIDLDFTGDSEQVPQAKDMEKG from the exons ATGGGGCATGTGCTGTACATTATTGTTGCATTTCCTTGCGCAGTTGGGGCTATTGCCTTGGCAATTTACCATATCTACTTGCACCTGTTAAATTACACAGAACCTACTTATCAGAGATACACTGTTCGCATTATCTTCATGGTTCCG GTTTATGCATTGATGTCTTTCTTATCCCTTGTTGCAACTGAGAACGCCGCAATCTATTTCAATTCAATTCGTGACAT ATATGAAGCTTGGGTCATATATAATTTCCTTTCTTTGTGCCTGGATTGGGTAGGTGGTCCAGGAGCTGTTGTGTTAAGTCTAAGTGGTCGTGTTCTGAAGCCAAGTTGGGCGCTAATGACCTGCTGCTTCCTTCATATTCCACTTGATGG TCGTTTCATCCGAAGGTGCAAACAAGGGTGTTTACAATTTGTCATTCTCAAGCCTATTCTAGTTGCCTTGACAATTATACTTTATTCGAAAGGAAAATACCATGATGGCAATTTCAGTGCAGGACAATCATATCTCTATCTCACCATTATCTATACATTTTCCTACTCTACGGCACTGTATGCTCTGTACTTGTTTTACGCTGCATGTAGAGACCTGCTCCAGCCATTTAATCCTGTACCAAAGTTCATCATCATTAAGTCTGTTGTATTCTTGACTTATTGGCAG GGTGTTATGTTTTTTCTGGCGGCAAAGACCGGTCGCATTAAAGATGCAGAGGAAGCTGCTGAGTTACAGAATTTTATACTCTGTGTTGAAATGCTCCTTGCAGCTATGGGTCACTATTATGCATTTCCATACAAGGAGTATTCTGATGCAAACATTGGCATCTCTCGTGGCTTTTCAGAAAGCCTAGCACATGCTCTCATGATAAATGACTTCTACCACGACACAGTTCATCAG TTTGCACCAACTTACCACGATTATGTACTCTATAACCATAATGACTGCGAAGAGGGGGCAACAAAGTATCGGACACGGACCTTTGTCCCTACTGGAAAAGAGATGGATATGGTAAGAAAAAACAAGAATGTGTTTGGAATCAAGATAGACGACTTCCGGCTATCTGCTGGATCTTCTGGCACTGGCAGCCCCTCTGCATCacattatatttcaaattcagaGTCAAAGAACTCCTTACTTATGGAAAGTAGTTCTGTCGGGATTCCATATGAAATGCCACTGATTGACCTGGACTTTACTGGTGACTCGGAACAGGTACCCCAAGCTAAGGACATGGAAAAAGGGTGA